Proteins encoded in a region of the Vibrio sp. CB1-14 genome:
- a CDS encoding LysE family translocator: MDWSFLLSVALFAVVMTGTPGPNNVMLTASGANFGYVRSIPHFVGIGLGLISLILLNGAGLGVIFQTYPMVQEVLKWLGSAYLLYLAWRILTAGINKGESDSKAKPMTCFEAMTFQYLNPKAWVMSVTAVSSFALSGDYYWWSLVGISVIFLLVQIQTSSVWVGFGTFIRRWLATPTAWRRFNSSMALLTASCVVFIW; this comes from the coding sequence ATGGATTGGTCATTTTTGCTATCAGTGGCATTGTTTGCCGTGGTCATGACGGGGACACCGGGTCCTAACAATGTCATGTTAACTGCGTCGGGTGCTAACTTTGGCTATGTTAGATCGATCCCGCACTTTGTTGGGATTGGTCTCGGTCTGATCAGCTTGATCTTATTGAATGGCGCAGGTCTCGGCGTGATCTTCCAGACTTACCCGATGGTTCAGGAAGTTCTTAAATGGCTGGGTAGCGCGTATTTGCTGTATTTGGCTTGGCGAATTCTGACCGCAGGGATCAATAAGGGAGAATCTGATAGTAAAGCCAAACCTATGACCTGCTTTGAAGCCATGACATTTCAATACTTGAATCCAAAAGCTTGGGTGATGTCGGTAACCGCCGTGAGTTCATTTGCATTGAGCGGTGACTACTATTGGTGGTCGCTGGTGGGGATCTCGGTGATCTTTTTGCTTGTTCAGATACAAACGTCGTCGGTATGGGTGGGGTTTGGCACCTTTATCCGCCGCTGGCTGGCAACACCTACTGCATGGCGCCGCTTTAACTCCAGTATGGCGCTGCTTACTGCATCATGTGTGGTGTTTATTTGGTAG
- a CDS encoding TIGR02444 family protein has protein sequence MTREHASSNLTLEHLWQFSLQYYGVREVKEACLNLQNHYHGNVNLLLLLKCLDEQALRFNAEDWHHVQSCLGRTEKLLHQFRDIRRQLKHSVVDSLYREALEFELSLEKQQQSDLVDCINALTLSPKQDEALVLGYCRQLGAEHLGLIFSKPVSELATK, from the coding sequence ATGACCCGCGAGCACGCATCTTCAAATCTCACTCTAGAGCACCTATGGCAGTTCAGCCTGCAGTACTACGGGGTGCGAGAGGTAAAAGAGGCGTGCTTAAATCTGCAAAATCACTACCACGGCAACGTCAATTTGCTGTTGCTACTGAAGTGCCTAGACGAACAGGCACTTCGCTTCAACGCCGAGGATTGGCATCACGTCCAATCCTGCCTCGGTCGCACTGAAAAACTGCTACATCAATTTCGCGATATTCGCCGTCAGCTCAAGCACAGTGTGGTTGATAGTTTATATCGTGAAGCACTTGAGTTTGAACTCAGCCTTGAGAAGCAACAGCAATCCGACCTTGTTGATTGCATTAATGCGTTAACGCTCAGCCCCAAACAGGATGAGGCACTTGTACTCGGCTACTGTCGCCAACTTGGCGCTGAGCACCTCGGGCTTATTTTCTCCAAGCCAGTCAGCGAACTCGCTACCAAATAA
- a CDS encoding ABC transporter ATP-binding protein translates to MITFSDIQLLRGGKPLLDQASATIHPGDKVGLVGKNGCGKSTLFALLKDELSIDAGSFSQPSHWELAWVAQETPALERTAIEYVIDGDREYRALEQKLVDAEQQDNGTLVAELHGKIEVIGGYSIRARAAELLDGLGFSQEQMTWNLTQFSGGWRMRLNLAQALLCRSDLLLLDEPTNHLDLDAVMWLERWLQSYPGTLVLISHDRDFLDPIVGRIIHIENQLLNEYTGNYSSFEEQRAQKLILQQAQYQKQQKQMSHMQKYIDRFRYKASKARQAQSRIKALERMEKVLPAQFDNPFSFEFREPAALPNPIIMMDEVSAGYDDNIILEKIRLNLVPGSRIGLLGRNGAGKSTLIKLLSGELGAKEGDLNYSQGVKIGYFAQHQLETLHPEETPLQHMMQIAPQHTEQQLRDYLGSFGFQGDKALEKVAPFSGGEKARLVLALVVWEKPNLLLLDEPTNHLDLDMRQALTLALQTFEGAMVIVSHDRYLLRATTDDLYLVHDRQVAPFNGDLVDYYKWLTEQQKIERKEAQANEPDKASNNSAAAKKEQKRKDAEFRKQTAPIRKTLTKLEEKMDKLSALIAEAEEQLSDTSLYDAENKAKLNEVLAKQASSKSELEEVEMDWMVQQEVLEQMEQEFNQS, encoded by the coding sequence ATGATCACCTTCTCTGATATTCAATTGCTTCGCGGCGGTAAACCACTGCTCGACCAAGCCTCTGCCACCATTCACCCTGGTGACAAAGTGGGTCTAGTCGGCAAAAACGGTTGTGGTAAATCCACCCTGTTTGCGCTGCTCAAAGACGAACTCTCCATTGATGCAGGCTCATTTAGTCAGCCATCCCATTGGGAGCTCGCTTGGGTCGCACAGGAAACCCCAGCACTAGAGCGCACCGCTATTGAATACGTGATTGATGGCGATCGAGAGTATCGCGCACTTGAACAAAAGCTTGTTGACGCAGAGCAACAAGACAACGGTACTCTGGTTGCTGAACTGCATGGCAAAATCGAAGTCATTGGCGGTTACAGCATCCGTGCTCGCGCCGCAGAGCTTCTCGACGGTCTGGGTTTTAGCCAAGAGCAGATGACCTGGAATCTGACTCAATTCTCGGGTGGTTGGCGTATGCGCCTTAACCTAGCGCAGGCGCTATTGTGCCGCTCAGATCTACTGCTGCTCGACGAACCAACCAACCACTTGGACTTAGATGCCGTAATGTGGCTTGAACGCTGGCTACAAAGCTACCCAGGTACACTTGTCTTGATCTCGCACGACCGAGATTTTCTCGATCCAATCGTTGGCCGCATTATCCATATCGAGAATCAACTGCTAAACGAGTACACGGGCAACTACTCCTCGTTTGAAGAACAGCGCGCGCAAAAACTCATCTTGCAACAAGCTCAATACCAGAAGCAGCAAAAGCAGATGTCGCATATGCAGAAGTACATTGACCGCTTCCGCTATAAAGCATCGAAAGCACGCCAAGCGCAAAGCCGTATCAAAGCGCTGGAACGCATGGAAAAAGTGCTGCCAGCTCAGTTTGATAATCCATTTAGCTTCGAATTCAGAGAGCCTGCGGCACTGCCAAATCCAATCATCATGATGGATGAGGTTTCGGCGGGTTACGATGACAACATCATTCTTGAAAAGATCCGTCTAAACCTGGTTCCAGGTAGCCGAATTGGTCTTTTAGGTCGTAATGGCGCAGGTAAATCCACGCTGATCAAACTGCTGTCAGGCGAGCTTGGCGCTAAAGAGGGCGATCTTAATTACTCTCAAGGCGTTAAAATTGGTTACTTTGCTCAGCACCAACTGGAAACCCTGCACCCAGAAGAGACGCCGCTGCAACATATGATGCAGATCGCGCCGCAGCACACCGAGCAGCAGCTTCGTGATTACTTGGGAAGCTTTGGTTTCCAAGGTGACAAAGCGCTTGAAAAAGTCGCGCCGTTCTCCGGTGGTGAAAAAGCCAGACTGGTATTAGCGCTTGTTGTATGGGAAAAACCAAACCTATTACTACTCGATGAACCGACCAACCACCTTGATCTGGATATGCGCCAAGCACTAACACTGGCTCTGCAAACCTTTGAAGGTGCCATGGTCATCGTCAGCCACGATCGCTACTTACTGCGCGCGACCACCGATGACCTATACCTAGTCCACGATCGTCAGGTAGCGCCATTTAATGGCGACCTCGTTGACTACTATAAGTGGCTGACAGAGCAGCAAAAAATTGAGCGTAAAGAGGCTCAAGCCAATGAGCCAGATAAAGCCTCAAATAACAGTGCAGCCGCTAAGAAAGAGCAAAAACGCAAAGACGCCGAGTTTCGTAAGCAAACCGCGCCAATTCGCAAAACACTGACAAAGCTTGAGGAAAAAATGGATAAGTTATCCGCCCTCATCGCTGAGGCAGAGGAGCAATTGTCTGATACTTCTCTGTATGATGCGGAAAATAAAGCTAAACTTAATGAAGTACTTGCCAAACAAGCCTCCAGCAAATCCGAACTTGAAGAAGTCGAAATGGACTGGATGGTGCAGCAAGAAGTTCTTGAGCAGATGGAACAGGAATTCAATCAATCATGA
- the kefG gene encoding glutathione-regulated potassium-efflux system ancillary protein KefG gives MTSELQHLNQSPKVLVIYAHPEPQNSIANQVMLKKIQSLDNVTLRDLYALYPDFFIDVNAEHQMLLEHDVIVFQHPLYMYSCPSLLKEWIDRVLGKGFAFGDDCALEGKYWRSVITTGGKESAFSQSGYNKYPLEQILQPFELSAALCKMHWMEPLVLYWSRRVDDMDRYQHAELYRQWLMHPFDESLMMSSLTAKGAADGNGE, from the coding sequence ATGACGTCAGAATTACAACACTTAAACCAATCCCCAAAAGTTCTGGTGATCTATGCGCACCCAGAGCCACAAAACTCTATCGCCAATCAGGTGATGCTCAAGAAAATCCAATCATTGGATAACGTCACCTTGCGTGATTTGTATGCCCTGTATCCTGATTTCTTTATTGACGTCAATGCTGAGCATCAGATGCTACTTGAACACGATGTGATTGTGTTTCAGCACCCACTTTATATGTATTCCTGCCCATCGCTGCTCAAAGAGTGGATTGACCGAGTGCTGGGCAAAGGCTTTGCGTTTGGTGATGATTGTGCCTTGGAAGGCAAATATTGGCGCAGCGTGATTACCACAGGCGGTAAAGAATCGGCCTTTAGCCAGTCTGGCTATAACAAGTACCCACTTGAGCAGATATTGCAGCCGTTTGAGCTCAGTGCAGCCTTGTGCAAAATGCACTGGATGGAGCCTTTGGTTCTCTACTGGTCACGCCGTGTGGATGATATGGATCGCTATCAGCATGCCGAGCTCTACAGGCAGTGGTTGATGCATCCCTTTGATGAGTCATTGATGATGTCGTCGCTT